The DNA sequence TCAGTCTCCTCATGGGCGCTTTAGCAAATATCCATTAGTGCTTCTGTAAATATTCGTATTTGAACATTTCCCAAAATCGTTTAGTTGTGTCAACAAGATGGTGTTTGGCTGCGAAGTAGGTGGAGGATCAGGCGAATAGCAGGACCGCTTATGTAAGTTGACTAGCGTGAATATCCGGAAGCTCAACTTCACTATCACCACGGCATCTTCCATAAGCAATTGCGCAGCCCGTCTGCACCAGCACCTCGCCCGATATGCTCCCCACTACTCTCCGCGCTCTACGTTCTCGCGGTGCAGCAGCGACCTCCCGCCCCTTCGCCCGCTATGCCTCGACACGAACAACCAGTAACCAGGTCCCCGCCAATGACCCCGTCCAGCGCGACGCGAAGCCCAATGTATCCGAGACCAATGCGATACCTACCTCTTCCGAGGGTTCGTTCGACAAGGTCCTTCAGGAGTCCCCAGAGGATGCTGAGAAGATGAGGGTCACACAGGCGCCGAACTTCAAGGGTATCTGGTCAAGGAGTCAGAATCCAAGGGAGATTGCGATGAGTGGACCGAGGTTCGAGCAGAGCATCATGGAGGACCAGGTACGCTGAATCAATTCTGGGGGCGAAACTTTGGAGGAGACGGTTTTGGGGATAGGAAGAACAACAAAGTGGAGGACGAGAATATCAGCTAACACGGATGTGTACAGCCACGCCCGTATGCCGCAATCGAGCTTATCCACAAGCAACCCGTCCGCTGGACACATGACCGCACCGTGTCTTGCGACGGAGGAGGCGGTCCTCTCGGGCACCCCAGGATCTTTATCAACACCGATAAGCCCCAGATCTGCTGGTGCACATACTGTGGTCTACCATTTGTACGTTCTAGGAATCCGAATCTCAGTCTCAAGATTAGAAGATCATGACCTGACTTGGAATGTTACACTGAACTGGAGCTAACCGCATACAGGCCCATGAGAAGCACCGAGCGCTCCTCGAGGCTACACCCGAACACGAGCTATCATACCCACTTGGTCCTAAAGGCGACGCAGCAGAAGTCAACGAGACACAGAAGGTTACCGATGAGCCGCTCGCTCAGCGATAGAGCAATTCAAACTTCAATAGTAGTTTGAGTTGGTGTACATATGTCTTGCAATTGAGGAATTCCCACTATCCACAATCCAATCTCATGCATGTGTGTTCTGGTGGTACCAGGCCCCAAAGTACTATTCTGTTCGCGAGGGACTCTAGTCAACAAATTTTAGCTTTTGTTCAGCAAATGTGAATACAGCTGGAAGTCTGAAAATCAACTCGGACTGTACAGTACATATCCCTGCCCAAACGTTAAAAGACTACCAGTTTGAGACCCTCAATTGAAGCAGTGTCAGCGTTCTTTGACTAATCCGAAGCGCCTAAGAGGTTTGCTACTCAGTCCATTTTCCAAGTACTATGTTTCTTGATTGAATACCGGGCACGACTTCCCGTAGTTCTCTTAGACATTAGAGCATGTATAGCAGCTGAAAAGATACATCATGAACAACGGGAAGCTTAGAAACGCAGCCTTTAACCTTGCCAAGAATGAGTCGTGAAGGTATGCAAGGCTCACTATAACCACCTAGGTAATCTTGGAATGTGGTATTGAACCAGCCCAATAGACCGCATTCATTCGACTACCCATTATCAAGTACTTTACCCAGCCTCAAAACTCTTATATCATCGCCCGATATCAACCATCCTCTCCTTTCCTCCCAACGCGCCGCTCCTGCTCCCCTGTCCCAGCTCCCACCCCCACCAATCCTACGTCATCCGCCACCCCACCTCACTAACCTCCACTCGTTCCCCAAAAACATAAACCGCAGGC is a window from the Pyrenophora tritici-repentis strain M4 chromosome 7, whole genome shotgun sequence genome containing:
- a CDS encoding zf-CHCC multi-domain protein, which gives rise to MLPTTLRALRSRGAAATSRPFARYASTRTTSNQVPANDPVQRDAKPNVSETNAIPTSSEGSFDKVLQESPEDAEKMRVTQAPNFKGIWSRSQNPREIAMSGPRFEQSIMEDQPRPYAAIELIHKQPVRWTHDRTVSCDGGGGPLGHPRIFINTDKPQICWCTYCGLPFAHEKHRALLEATPEHELSYPLGPKGDAAEVNETQKVTDEPLAQR